DNA from Asanoa sp. WMMD1127:
CGACCGGCCCGGCTGGTACTACCCGCCGACCGTGGTCACCGACCTGACCCACGACATGCGGATGTACGGCGAGGAGGTGTTCGGCCCGGTCGCCGGCCTCTACCGGGTGGCCACGCTGGACGAGGCGCTCGACCTCGCCAACGGCACCGAGTACGGCCTGGGCAGCAACGCCTGGACCAACGACCCGGGCGAGCAGGAGCGGTTCGTCGAGGGACTCGACGCCGGGCAGGTCTTCATCAACGGGATGACCACCTCCTATCCCGCGCTGCCGTTCGGCGGCGTGCGCGACTCCGGCTACGGCCGCGAGCTGTCCGACCTGGGCATCCGCGAGTTCTGCAACGCCAAGGCGATCTGGATGGGCTAGGCGATCGCAGAATTCTGTTTGCAAAATTATCTCTGTGATTGGTACGGTCCGTCGTATGGCGGATCGCATCATCACCGAGGTCGATGAACTTAAGGCGGTCACGCACCCGTTGCGGGTGCGGATGCTGGCCGCGCTGCGGGCCGACGGGCCGGCCACCGCGACCGAGCTGGCCCGCCGGTTCGACACCGACACCGGCACGACCAGCTACCACCTCCGCAAACTGGCCCGGCACGGGTTCGTCGAAGAGGCCGAGCAGCGCGACGGCCGCGAGCGCCGCTGGCAGGCCAGCCACCCGACCACGTCCTGGGACACGGCGGCCCTGTCGACCAGCGCCGAGGGCCGGGCGGCGATCTCGGTCATGCGGCAGCACCAGATGGCCTCCCTGCAGCGCACGATCACGGCGTACGAGACCGCGCAGACCGACCTGCCCCCGGAGTGGGTGGCCGCCGCCGGGATGAGCGACCTGCCGGCCCGGCTGGCGCCGCGGTCGTTGCACGAGCTCGAGCGGCGGATCGTCGCGGCGATCGAGGAGTTGGAAGCGGCCGACGCCGACGACCCGGAGGCGCGGCGGGTGCTGCTGCACTTCGGCGGGTTCCCCCGGATCGACCCGCCCGGCTGGGCCGACGTGGCCGACGCTGATTCCGCGGAGGAGTCGTGAGCGCCCGGCGCGCCGAATGGCGCTACGCGCTGCTGGTCCTGCTCTTCTGGCTGCCCACCGGCCTCTACCTGGCGACCAAGATCCTGCTGATGCTCGACCGCGGGCTCGGCGTCGCCGCGATCGGCACGGTCGTGCTGGTCTTCTCGCTGACCACCGCGGCGCTGGAGCTCCCGACCGGCGGCCTGGCCGACGTGATCGGCCGGCGCACGGTGCTCGCCGCCTCGGCGGTGGCCAGTTTCGCCGGTCTGGCGCTGCTCGCCGTCGCCGACTCGTTCTGGCTCTTCGTCGCCTCGGCCGTGCTGCGCGGCGTGGCCCGGGCCCTGTCCAGCGGCCCCGACCAGGCCTGGTTCGTCGACACCATGCACGCGGCCGACGGACCCGACGCGGTGCTGACCCCGGGCCTGGCCCGCGGCGAGGCGGCGTCGTCGGTCGGCCTGGGCCTCGGCGCGCTGGTCGGCGGCGCGCTGCCGCTCGCGATCGGCGCCGTCGGCCCACTGCCGGCGCTGGCCGTTCCGGTCGCCCTCGCGGCCGCCGTCGAGATCGTGCGGTTGCTGGTCACGCTGCTCGGCATGCCCGAGCCGCCGCGCCCGCGGACCACGCTGCGGGCGGTGCTGCGTGGGGTCCCGACGACCATCGCGAGCGGCCTGCGCCTCGGCGTCCGCGACGGGGTGCTGGCCCGCGTGCTGCTGGCCGGCGCCGGCATCGGGGTGGCCCTCGCGGCGATCGAGCTGCTCACGCCCGGCTGGCTGGCCGACCTGGTCGGCAACCCCGAACGCGGCGCCTCCACCTACGCCGTGGTGGCGGCGGCCGGCTTCGCCGCGAGCGCGGCCGGCAGCCTGCTCGGCCCCTGGGCCCAGCGCCGCCTCGGCTCGGCCGTCCGGGCCGGCGTGGCCGGCATCGCGCT
Protein-coding regions in this window:
- a CDS encoding MFS transporter produces the protein MSARRAEWRYALLVLLFWLPTGLYLATKILLMLDRGLGVAAIGTVVLVFSLTTAALELPTGGLADVIGRRTVLAASAVASFAGLALLAVADSFWLFVASAVLRGVARALSSGPDQAWFVDTMHAADGPDAVLTPGLARGEAASSVGLGLGALVGGALPLAIGAVGPLPALAVPVALAAAVEIVRLLVTLLGMPEPPRPRTTLRAVLRGVPTTIASGLRLGVRDGVLARVLLAGAGIGVALAAIELLTPGWLADLVGNPERGASTYAVVAAAGFAASAAGSLLGPWAQRRLGSAVRAGVAGIALGAVALLGVAVAAPLLHEAAVGVPVIAAAYLLLFVGLGLTAAPQAALLHSRVAPTERATVISVESLALQAAGALGSVCFGALAAARGPAFAFGVAGAALVAAAVVVARIKDASPAPVAEPVGATP
- a CDS encoding winged helix-turn-helix domain-containing protein; the protein is MADRIITEVDELKAVTHPLRVRMLAALRADGPATATELARRFDTDTGTTSYHLRKLARHGFVEEAEQRDGRERRWQASHPTTSWDTAALSTSAEGRAAISVMRQHQMASLQRTITAYETAQTDLPPEWVAAAGMSDLPARLAPRSLHELERRIVAAIEELEAADADDPEARRVLLHFGGFPRIDPPGWADVADADSAEES